DNA sequence from the Scophthalmus maximus strain ysfricsl-2021 chromosome 1, ASM2237912v1, whole genome shotgun sequence genome:
acaaaataacaatacaCTGATCCATTCAAAGCAACATGCATATCGTTGGCATGTGATATTCAGACTGCTATCTCACCTATGTGCTTGGGACTGTGGGTCTCTGGCGGGGCCTTGCTGTCATTGCTGAGCGCCGCTGCAGCCGCTGCCGGGGACACCACCACCGAcgtcggctgctgctgctgctgctgctgctgggccgTCAAGTGATGGCcgctgtggtggtggtggtggtggtgctggtttACTCCCAGGAACGACCTCACGTTGAGCAGGGAGTTCTGGCCCAGGAAAGCGCCGTTCGTCCAGTTGTGGAACTTCCCAATCTGGCAGGTGTACAGTCCGTGACTGGGCAGGAAGGCCGGGTGCGTCTGGATCTGGTGGTGCTGGGGCCCCGACGGGTGCGTGGTGGCGGCCGGGCCACACGGGGACGTGGGTTTCTGGGACGAGCTGTCGGGACTCGTGGCGGTCTCCGCCAAAGACCATATCTTAGGCTTATTGCTCGACGGGAGAGGAAAGCTCCCGGATCTGTCCGGAGACAGAACTCTCGTcgtcgtgttgttgttgttgttgttgccgtccGAGTTCTCCTTACTCCCTGGGTGAACTGAAATCGCGCTCTTAGATTTCTCAAAGGCCTCGTGGGCCTGCAGGGCGAAGGCCCGTCGCTTCTCCATGCTGTCCAACTCGCCGCCCGCACCGACGCCGCCCCTGTGGTCCCTGCTCCCCTCCGTCGACTtatcgtcgtcgtcctcgttGCTCTGATCCCCGTCGTTGTCGTCGATTTTGTCGATGTCGATGCTCTCCAGATcgatctcctcctcgtcttcgttCTTCTCCGCCTCGTCCCCGCTGCCGAACAAGTtgccgtcctcgtcctccttgcTCCTGCTGCCCCAGGTCACCTTGTTCTCCTTCTTGAGCCGCCGCCTGGCGTTGGCGAACCACGTGGACACCTGCGTCAGCGTCATCTTGGTGATGATGGCCAGCATGATCTTCTCGCCCTTGGTCGGGTACGGGTTCTTCCTGTGCTCGTTGAGCCAGGCCTTCAGGGTGCTGGTGCTCTCCCGCGTGGCGTTCTTGGGCCTGGCCGGGTCCCCGTACTGGAACTGGCCGTATGGATAGAAGGCCGGAGAGGTGTGGGCAGCGAAGCTGGCGGGGTGGACGCCAGGACCCTCCTTCAGCTCATACTGGGACCCCTTAGAATACATGTCAGAGACAACGTGTTATTACAATTGTGCCACCATCTATTACATCCAttgcattacaaaaaaatacgGTGGCGTAATTATGTATCCCCAATCGTGCAACTTCATGCATTCTGACCAGCACATATGCAGTCCACACTATAGTGCCATGGctgctattaaaaaaagaaagagacaaaaaacaaaaaaaaatcctagagtTTCAGTTGCACCTGACTCTGCAGCTTTCCACAAATACTCTTGTCAACTCGCACCATGT
Encoded proteins:
- the irx1a gene encoding iroquois-class homeodomain protein IRX-1a; translation: MSFPQLGYPQYLSASQAVYGSDRPGVLTPSSRGGSSEMAGSPSATAAAVSSVLGMYANPYAHNYSAFLPYTSADLALFSQMGSQYELKEGPGVHPASFAAHTSPAFYPYGQFQYGDPARPKNATRESTSTLKAWLNEHRKNPYPTKGEKIMLAIITKMTLTQVSTWFANARRRLKKENKVTWGSRSKEDEDGNLFGSGDEAEKNEDEEEIDLESIDIDKIDDNDGDQSNEDDDDKSTEGSRDHRGGVGAGGELDSMEKRRAFALQAHEAFEKSKSAISVHPGSKENSDGNNNNNNTTTRVLSPDRSGSFPLPSSNKPKIWSLAETATSPDSSSQKPTSPCGPAATTHPSGPQHHQIQTHPAFLPSHGLYTCQIGKFHNWTNGAFLGQNSLLNVRSFLGVNQHHHHHHHSGHHLTAQQQQQQQQPTSVVVSPAAAAAALSNDSKAPPETHSPKHIDHENGVRSDSPPTPTLKSSFRPLHDRSSLPSSARSPQDATQRVLTALSSA